Proteins encoded together in one Tripterygium wilfordii isolate XIE 37 chromosome 14, ASM1340144v1, whole genome shotgun sequence window:
- the LOC120015590 gene encoding auxin transporter-like protein 2 translates to MAPEKQAEEAMIRSLEREAEEEREDHSKFSLPSLLWHGGSVYDAWFSCASNQVAQVLLTLPYSFSQMGMLSGIILQVFYGLLGSWTAYLISVLYIEYRTRKQKENVHFKNHVIQWFEVLDGLLGPTWKVIGLAFNCTFLLFGSVIQLIGCASNIYYINDDLDKRTWTYIFGACCATSVFIPSFHNYRVWSFLGLGMTTFTAWYLTIAAIVHGQVEGVTHSGPEKLVLYFTGATNILYTFGGHAVTVEIMHAMWKPQKFKHIYLLATLYVFTLTIPSSVAMYWAFGDQLLTHSNAFSLLPRDHWRDAAVILMLIHQFITFGFASTPLYFVWEKVINMHDTESIFLKALTRLPVLLPIWFLAIIFPFFGPINSAVGALLVTFTVYIIPALAHMFTYKSASARKNAAEKPPFFLPSWTGMYIVNGVIVVWVIIVGFGLGGWASVTNFTHQIGTFGLFAKCYQCPRPEPASPGRAGAHH, encoded by the exons ATGGCACCAGAGAAACAAGCAGAGGAGGCCATGATTCGGAGCCTTGAAAGAGAggcagaggaagagagagaagaccACTCCAAGTTTAGCCTCCCAAGCCTTCTCTGGCATGGTGGTTCTGTATATGATGCCTGGTTCAGCTGTGCCTCAAATCAG GTTGCTCAAGTGCTGTTGACTCTCCCATACTCATTCTCTCAAATGGGTATGCTCTCAGGCATCATATTGCAGGTGTTTTATGGTTTATTGGGAAGCTGGACTGCTTATCTCATTAGTGTTCTTTACATTGAATACCGAACTAGGAAGCAGAAAGAAAATGTCCACTTCAAGAACCATGTAATTCAG TGGTTTGAAGTGCTGGATGGGTTACTGGGTCCAACCTGGAAAGTTATTGGACTGGCATTTAACTgtacttttcttctctttggaTCAGTTATTCAACTCATAGGTTGTGCAAG CAACATATATTACATAAATGATGATCTGGACAAGAGGACATGGACATATATATTTGGAGCTTGCTGTGCTACTAGTGTGTTCATACCCTCATTTCACAACTACAGAGTTTGGTCTTTTCTTGGGCTTGGAATGACCACATTCACTGCTTGGTATTTGACCATTGCTGCCATTGTTCATGGCCAG GTGGAGGGGGTAACTCACTCAGGCCCTGAGAAGTTGGTTTTGTATTTCACTGGAGCCACTAATATACTCTACACCTTTGGTGGACATGCTGTCACTGT TGAAATTATGCATGCAATGTGGAAGCCTCAGAAGTTCAAGCACATTTATCTCCTTGCCACTCTCTATGTATTCACCTTAACCATTCCATCGTCGGTTGCCATGTACTGGGCCTTCGGTGATCAACTCCTCACCCATTCCAATGCCTTCTCACTCCTTCCTCGCGATCATTGGCGTGATGCTGCAGTTATCCTAATGCTCATTCACCAG TTTATAACATTTGGATTTGCAAGTACACCTTTGTATTTTGTGTGGGAGAAAGTGATAAATATGCATGACACAGAGAGCATATTTCTGAAGGCACTTACTAGGTTGCCTGTTCTGCTACCTATTTGGTTCTTGGCTATTATATTTCCATTTTTTGGACCGATCAACTCTGCTGTCGGAGCTCTTCTAGTCACATTCACTGTCTACATCATCCCTGCTTTGGCTCATATGTTCACTTACAAATCCGCGTCTGCTCGAAAG AATGCAGCAGAAAAGCCTCCATTCTTCCTCCCAAGCTGGACAGGAATGTATATAGTGAATGGAGTCATTGTGGTTTGGGTGATTATTGTTGGCTTTGGATTGGGAGGGTGGGCTAGTGTGACCAATTTCACCCACCAAATTGGCACTTTTGGACTCTTTGCCAAATGCTATCAGTGCCCAAGACCCGAGCCGGCTTCACCAGGAAGAGCAGGAGCACACCACTGA
- the LOC120015740 gene encoding U3 snoRNP-associated protein-like EMB2271: MALKNKNSKKKGSGPKGSDKKGKRFSVDKNPFFSSEPDKRRRIDFNDGDIESEDDSDILGSDIGEEERDLAADEAENADEKRHRLAAELVEKYRAAERRKKEEEDEDEDGRGTEKEGERDTLVAQILMQEQLEESGRVRRVLASRVQQPEAVDEFRVLVKHRQSVTAVALSEDDSKGFSASKDGIIMHWDINSGKHEKFQWPSEELLKSHGAKELQGQAKKRSKHILSLAVSSDGRYLATGGLDRHVHLWDTRTRDHIQAFPGHRGPVSCLTFRQGTTELFSGSFDRTIKIWNAEDRAYINSLFGHQSEVLSIDCLRKERVMTVGRDRTMQLYKVPEESRLVFRAPMANLECCCFISNDEFLSGADDGSIELWNVVRKKPVNIVKNAHALSDPTDNFGGGNSHIIANGHTENGDHNLGSNICSSVCSWVSSVTVCRNSDLAASGAGNGFVRLWAIGSETKDIRPVYDLPLVGFSNSLAFAKSGQFLIAGVGKEPRLGRWGRLSAACNGVAVHPLKLS, translated from the exons GGACATCGAGTCTGAGGACGACAGTGATATCCTGGGCTCCGACATTggtgaagaagagagagactTGGCGGCAGATGAGGCGGAGAACGCAGATGAGAAGAGGCATCGCTTGGCAGCAGAGCTGGTAGAGAAGTATCGAGCTGCAGAGAGGagaaagaaggaagaggaagatgagGACGAGGATGGAAGAGGGACGGAGAAGGAAGGCGAGAGGGATACGCTGGTGGCCCAGATTCTGATGCAGGAGCAGTTGGAGGAGAGTGGCCGTGTTAGGAGAGTCCTTGCTTCCAG GGTTCAGCAACCTGAAGCTGTTGATGAATTTCGGGTCCTGGTAAAGCACAGGCAATCTGTCACCGCTGTAGCTCTATCTGAGGATGATTCAAAGGGCTTTTCAGCTTCCAAAGATGGAATTATTATGCACTGGGACATAAACAGTGgcaaacatgaaaagtttcAATGGCCAAGTGAGGAACTGCTGAAGTCGCATGGGGCCAAGGAGCTGCAAGGtcaagcaaaaaaaagaagcaaacacATTCTATCATTGGCTGTCAGTTCTGATGGTCGGTATTTAGCAACTGGAGGATTGGACAGACATGTTCATCTGTGGGACACCCGTACAAGAGATCATATTCAG GCTTTTCCAGGTCACAGAGGGCCTGTGTCATGTTTGACCTTTAGGCAAGGGACTACGGAACTTTTTTCCGGTTCATTTGATCGTACTATCAAGATATGGAATGCAGAAGATAGAGCATATATAAATTCATTATTTGGTCATCAAAGCGAAGTATTATCAATTGATTGCCTACGTAAAGAACGGGTGATGACTGTTGGACGTGATAGGACTATGCAGTTGTATAAG GTTCCTGAAGAGTCACGGTTGGTTTTCCGAGCTCCCATGGCAAATCTAGAATGTTGTTGCTTTATCAGCAACGATGAATTCTTATCTGGTGCAGATGATGGAAGCATCGAGTTATGGAATGTAGTGCGAAAGAAGCCTGTGAACATCGTAAAAAATGCTCATGCTCTGTCGGATCCCACTGACAATTTTGGTGGTGGCAATAGTCATATAATTGCCAATGGTCATACTG AAAATGGTGACCACAATCTTGGAAGCAATATTTGTTCATCAGTATGCTCCTGGGTCAGTTCAGTCACTGTATGCAGAAATAGTGATCTTGCTGCATCAGGAGCTGGTAATGGTTTTGTGCGCTTATGGGCTATTGGAAGTGAAACCAAAGACATTCGTCCGGTATATGACCTTCCACTG GTGGGGTTTTCGAATTCCCTGGCTTTTGCAAAATCTGGACAGTTCCTCATTGCTGGAGTTGGAAAG GAACCTCGTCTGGGAAGGTGGGGACGTCTTTCTGCCGCCTGCAATGGAGTTGCAGTTCATCCCCTTAAGCTGTCTTAA